ATGAAAATTAGTAAAAGTTCGTTTTTGAAAGATTGATCTTAAGGCTAAAATTTCTAATAAAATTTTTTAGAAACAAAATAAGTAAAATGGATAAATTTTACTAGTGGAGCCAGAGCAAATGCAACGCACAACGAAGTTAATATAATTGGCTCTACTATTGAAAAAAGCGGACAATCAGGTGTTTATGGTGGTTTAACAGATAGAGGTGATGTAAATTCTATCAAAGTAAAAATAAAAATGGCGAGTCTATGCTTGGGGCTTTTGCTATGCCAACATTTGATAACAGCGATGAAGATGCCAAAATAGATGGTAGAGTTAGAAATTATGGACTTGGTATTTTTTCAAGACTAAATTTGCCGCGTGATTTTTATATCGATCTCATGGCAAAAGCTGGTAGGAGCCAGACTAAGAAGATTGATGCGAAAGATGTGGATTATAAAATCTCGATGCCATACTACAATGCTAGCTTTGGCATCGGCAAAAAGATAAAATTTGATAGCGGGCTAAACTACGCACTCTCTTATGTCGGTAGCGATGAGGCAGATATCGGACAAAGCACATTAAAATTTAGCAGCATTACATCAAGTAGAGCTAAAATTTACTCAAAAATAGCCTATGATGCTGGCAAATTTAATCCTTATGAAAAAATTAGCGCTGAGTATAAATTTAACACCAAGTCAAAAATAGTGGTGATCCAAGAAGACGAGGAGATCAGCCTAACTCAAAAAGGTACAAGTTCAGAGGTTGAGGTCGGTCTAAGATATACGCCAACTAATGCAACACTCATAAATTTTTGGCATAGCACAAT
This sequence is a window from Campylobacter concisus. Protein-coding genes within it:
- a CDS encoding autotransporter domain-containing protein, with the translated sequence MLGAFAMPTFDNSDEDAKIDGRVRNYGLGIFSRLNLPRDFYIDLMAKAGRSQTKKIDAKDVDYKISMPYYNASFGIGKKIKFDSGLNYALSYVGSDEADIGQSTLKFSSITSSRAKIYSKIAYDAGKFNPYEKISAEYKFNTKSKIVVIQEDEEISLTQKGTSSEVEVGLRYTPTNATLINFWHSTIFWQKRSKQRKTSVCL